In Paenibacillus sp. FSL R7-0345, a single window of DNA contains:
- a CDS encoding polysaccharide deacetylase family protein translates to MKGSKRTLIRRNMIRGLVAMAVALCVLTGWGVESLPEQKAAPLQAGGTMPVLSKNNLPAAVTQDLSAPAVKQDGTMVVAAVQQVKTVAVQKTKQKTEQKTVYLTFDDGPSNITPAVLEILRKQNVKATFFVLGQQAKSHPELINAIWEQGHVIGNHTYNHNYHDLYSGFTEFWSQIKQTEEVVREITGIRPQLVRAPGGTYGHFDATYFELLKEAGYTVMDWTVDSGDSKRKGVPAAEILQESVSLQGSRIILLLHDGAGHAESAKALPEIIARYKAAGYSFGVLDADQEPVQFRVSAAAAAAGRSKPSAAWIASNIMPNAGLFGPGKPLILEVGKLEAKLDPGEFRISKGQYIVPLRAVIERLGGRVGWDTASRSGRVYWNGREVSADARNKRLTLTSGDGTLVTRSSDIQMIGSSLWLPLRDLLEEAGHPLLEVKVTAEERRVKAF, encoded by the coding sequence ATGAAGGGTAGCAAAAGAACCCTGATCCGCCGGAATATGATCCGCGGGCTGGTTGCTATGGCTGTTGCATTATGTGTTTTGACAGGTTGGGGTGTAGAGTCCCTTCCTGAGCAGAAGGCTGCCCCTCTGCAGGCAGGTGGAACCATGCCTGTTCTCTCTAAGAATAATCTTCCGGCTGCCGTGACGCAAGATTTGAGCGCTCCGGCTGTGAAACAAGACGGCACTATGGTAGTTGCTGCAGTACAGCAGGTGAAGACAGTTGCGGTACAGAAAACCAAACAAAAGACAGAGCAAAAGACAGTGTACCTTACCTTCGATGATGGTCCCAGCAATATAACACCTGCTGTGCTGGAGATTTTGCGGAAGCAGAATGTAAAAGCAACTTTCTTCGTGCTGGGGCAGCAGGCAAAAAGCCATCCTGAGCTTATTAATGCCATCTGGGAACAGGGGCATGTCATCGGCAATCATACCTATAATCATAATTACCATGATTTATATAGCGGATTCACAGAATTCTGGAGCCAGATCAAACAGACAGAGGAGGTGGTTCGGGAAATTACAGGAATCCGCCCTCAACTGGTACGGGCTCCGGGCGGTACATACGGGCATTTTGACGCCACTTACTTCGAGCTGTTAAAAGAGGCAGGATACACCGTCATGGACTGGACTGTGGATAGCGGGGATTCCAAACGTAAGGGGGTGCCGGCTGCAGAAATCCTGCAGGAGTCGGTATCGCTGCAGGGTTCACGGATTATTCTCCTGCTTCATGACGGTGCGGGTCATGCAGAGAGTGCGAAGGCACTGCCGGAGATCATTGCCCGGTACAAGGCTGCAGGCTACAGCTTCGGTGTGCTGGATGCAGATCAGGAGCCGGTGCAGTTCAGAGTGTCAGCTGCTGCGGCAGCGGCAGGGCGGAGCAAGCCGTCTGCAGCCTGGATTGCCTCTAATATTATGCCGAATGCAGGGCTGTTTGGGCCGGGCAAGCCGCTGATTCTGGAGGTGGGCAAGCTGGAGGCGAAGCTGGACCCGGGGGAATTCCGGATCAGCAAAGGCCAATATATAGTTCCGCTAAGGGCGGTTATTGAGCGGTTAGGCGGCAGGGTCGGCTGGGATACGGCCAGCCGCAGCGGAAGGGTCTACTGGAACGGCCGTGAGGTGAGCGCAGATGCCCGGAATAAGCGGCTTACCCTGACCTCCGGTGACGGAACGCTTGTTACGAGGAGCTCGGATATACAGATGATCGGTTCTTCCCTGTGGCTTCCGCTTCGTGATCTGCTTGAGGAGGCGGGGCATCCTTTACTGGAGGTTAAGGTAACGGCAGAGGAGCGGAGGGTGAAAGCGTTTTAA